A window of the Hordeum vulgare subsp. vulgare chromosome 5H, MorexV3_pseudomolecules_assembly, whole genome shotgun sequence genome harbors these coding sequences:
- the LOC123395678 gene encoding WUSCHEL-related homeobox 3-like, producing MPQTPSTRWCPTPEQLMILEEMYRSGVRTPNAAEIQQITAHLAYYGRIEGKNVFYWFQNHKARERQRLRRRACARHQQPSSPAAPPPTTHTGAAGGGGNAAGATAGVNAMHPAVMQLHHHTYATSCFMAPQGYLQQETAAAGALPVSGLEFAGKTSQQQEWMTQQQMVMENTNINNSAAAAGGSSAAAGGGMNNMTPPPWPCCRPLRTLELFPTKSTGGGLRDECSSSKSSSCSTSTN from the exons atgcCGCAGACGCCATCGACCCGTTGGTGCCCGACGCCTGAGCAGCTGATGATCCTGGAGGAGATGTACCGGAGCGGCGTGCGCACACCTAACGCGGCGGAGATCCAGCAGATCACGGCGCACCTCGCCTACTACGGCCGCATCGAGGGGAAGAACGTCTTCTACTGGTTCCAGAACCACAAGGCCCGCGAGCGCCAGCGTCTCCGCCGCCGCGCCTGCGCCCGCCACCAGCAACCCTCCTCGCCGGcggctcctcctcctactacccaCACTGGTGCTGCCGGTGGCGGAGGCAATGCTGCTGGTGCTACCGCGGGCGTGAACGCGATGCACCCCGCGGTGATGCAGCTGCACCACCACACATACGCTACCAGCTGCTTCATGGCGCCTCAG GGCTACTTGCAGCAGGaaacagcagcagcaggagctCTTCCAGTTTCAGGGTTGGAGTTTGCAGGCAAGACTAGCCAGCAGCAGGAATGGATGACGCAGCAGCAGATGGTGATGGAGAACACCAACATTAACAACAGTGCAGCAGCAGCTGGAGGCAGCTCCGCAGCCGCCGGCGGTGGTATGAATAATATGACCCCTCCACCATGGCCATGCTGCCGGCCGCTCAGAACCCTAGAGCTCTTCCCTACAAAGAGCACAGGCGGCGGCCTCAGGGACGAGTGCAGCAGCTCCAAGTCCTCCTCTTGCTCCACCTCGACAAACTAG